The following are encoded in a window of Salinigranum halophilum genomic DNA:
- a CDS encoding NAD(P)/FAD-dependent oxidoreductase — MDEERSVVVCGAGLAGLVAARRLAAAGADVTVYEERETVGGRVRSREHAGFTLDRGFQVLFTAYPAARRELDLDALDLRSFTPGAVIARPGERSVLSDPLRDPTSLFESLFNREVTTSDKLRTLALRQDLASKPLDSFFTGADTTIREYLYDWGFSEKYAENFVAPFYGGITLDRSLSTSRRVFEYTFRMLSDGQTAVPAAGMGAIADQLAASAEAAGVDIRTDSVVYEVSAESDGVTLDVDGGRVDADAVVVATDPRTAAELTAVDSIPTRARPSTTQYYRLPDGTDLDTKKRILLNAESAAPNAVVPLSQVAPEYAPADAELLNATFLGDEPLSMTDEELADQTRAALRSWYPERRFDSLEPLETDRIEFAQFDQPPGIHEGLPDARDPDGAVYLAGDYTQWSSIQGALESGRVAAAAVQDDC, encoded by the coding sequence ATGGACGAGGAGCGATCCGTCGTGGTGTGCGGTGCGGGACTGGCCGGACTGGTGGCCGCGCGTCGACTCGCCGCCGCCGGCGCCGACGTCACGGTGTACGAAGAACGCGAGACTGTCGGGGGGCGGGTCCGGTCACGCGAACACGCAGGGTTCACGCTCGACCGCGGCTTTCAGGTGCTCTTCACCGCCTACCCGGCCGCTCGCCGGGAACTCGACCTCGACGCGCTCGACCTTCGAAGCTTCACCCCCGGCGCGGTCATCGCCCGCCCCGGCGAGCGGTCGGTCCTCTCGGACCCGCTTCGCGACCCCACGTCGCTCTTCGAGTCGCTGTTCAACCGCGAGGTGACGACGAGCGACAAACTCCGGACGCTGGCGCTCCGACAGGACCTCGCCAGCAAGCCGCTCGACTCGTTCTTCACGGGGGCCGACACCACCATCCGCGAGTACCTCTACGACTGGGGCTTCTCCGAGAAGTACGCCGAGAACTTCGTCGCGCCCTTCTACGGGGGTATCACGCTCGACCGGTCGTTGTCGACCTCCAGGCGCGTGTTCGAGTACACCTTCCGGATGCTGAGCGACGGGCAGACGGCAGTCCCCGCAGCGGGGATGGGCGCGATCGCCGACCAACTGGCCGCCAGTGCCGAGGCGGCGGGCGTCGATATCCGGACCGACTCGGTGGTGTACGAAGTCTCCGCCGAGAGCGACGGCGTCACGCTCGACGTCGACGGTGGCCGGGTCGACGCCGACGCCGTCGTCGTCGCCACCGACCCCCGAACCGCCGCCGAGTTGACGGCCGTCGACTCGATTCCGACCCGCGCGCGGCCGTCGACCACCCAGTACTACCGGCTCCCGGACGGGACGGACCTCGACACGAAAAAACGCATCCTCCTCAACGCCGAGTCGGCCGCGCCGAACGCCGTCGTCCCGCTCTCACAGGTGGCACCCGAGTACGCGCCCGCCGACGCCGAACTGCTGAACGCGACGTTCCTTGGTGACGAACCGCTGTCGATGACCGACGAGGAACTGGCCGACCAGACGCGTGCGGCGCTGCGGTCGTGGTACCCCGAACGGCGGTTCGACTCGCTGGAACCGCTCGAAACCGACCGCATCGAGTTCGCGCAGTTCGACCAGCCGCCGGGCATCCACGAGGGCCTGCCCGACGCGCGCGACCCCGACGGTGCGGTGTATCTCGCCGGCGACTACACCCAGTGGTCGTCGATTCAGGGCGCACTGGAGAGCGGGCGCGTCGCGGCGGCGGCCGTCCAGGACGACTGCTGA
- the pdhA gene encoding pyruvate dehydrogenase (acetyl-transferring) E1 component subunit alpha — MSVEHYDEADFVRTLDADGQVVGDVPDLSEDRLLAVYRDMKLTRHFDERMVSLQRQGRVGTYAPAVGQEASQVGSTHALRDDDWLVYQYREHGAVAVRGLSAEYLTYWMGHEHGNASLVDQHIAPLNITIADQIPHAVGLAWGAKLKGDDTVVVCHFGDGSTSEGDFHEAANFAGVFETPCVLFCNNNGWAISHPAERQTASETFAEKADAYGFPGVRVDGMDPLATYRVTQEAVERARNGGGPTLVEAVQYRYGAHTTADDPTAYRDEETVEQWRERDPLDRYETFLRERDIVDDTVVEELEAEARETVSAIIDAAESFDPDPREMFDHAFADSTPGIDAQRESFDRALEEHGRDSFLRE, encoded by the coding sequence GTGAGCGTCGAGCACTACGACGAGGCAGACTTCGTGCGAACGCTGGACGCGGACGGGCAGGTGGTCGGCGACGTCCCCGACCTCTCCGAGGACCGCCTGCTCGCCGTCTACCGAGACATGAAACTCACCAGGCACTTCGACGAGCGGATGGTGAGCCTGCAGCGTCAGGGGCGCGTCGGCACGTACGCACCCGCCGTCGGCCAGGAGGCCTCGCAGGTCGGCTCGACCCACGCGCTGCGCGACGATGACTGGCTCGTCTACCAGTACCGTGAGCACGGGGCTGTCGCGGTTCGGGGCCTCTCCGCCGAGTACCTCACCTACTGGATGGGCCACGAACACGGCAACGCGTCGCTCGTCGACCAGCACATCGCCCCGCTCAACATCACCATCGCCGACCAGATTCCCCACGCCGTCGGACTGGCGTGGGGTGCCAAGCTGAAGGGCGACGACACCGTCGTCGTCTGTCACTTCGGCGACGGTTCGACCTCCGAGGGCGACTTCCACGAGGCGGCCAACTTCGCCGGCGTGTTCGAGACGCCCTGCGTGCTCTTCTGTAACAACAACGGCTGGGCCATCTCCCACCCGGCCGAGCGGCAGACCGCCTCCGAGACGTTCGCGGAGAAGGCCGACGCCTACGGCTTCCCCGGGGTTCGCGTCGACGGGATGGACCCGCTCGCGACCTACCGGGTCACCCAAGAGGCAGTCGAGCGCGCGCGGAACGGCGGGGGACCGACACTGGTCGAGGCCGTCCAGTACCGCTACGGCGCACACACCACCGCGGACGACCCCACGGCCTACCGCGACGAGGAAACGGTCGAACAGTGGCGCGAGCGCGACCCGCTCGACCGGTACGAGACGTTCCTGCGCGAGCGCGACATCGTCGACGATACCGTCGTCGAAGAACTCGAAGCCGAGGCGCGCGAGACCGTCTCGGCCATCATCGACGCGGCGGAGTCGTTCGACCCCGACCCACGGGAGATGTTCGACCACGCTTTCGCCGACTCGACACCCGGTATCGACGCCCAGCGCGAGTCGTTCGACCGGGCGCTGGAGGAACACGGCCGCGACTCGTTCCTGCGCGAGTAG